A single window of Bacteroidota bacterium DNA harbors:
- a CDS encoding polyprenyl synthetase family protein codes for MELFNAHLNSYLKELDKKQPRELYDPENYILSLGGKRIRPLLALIGCDLFDKNPSHSLNAALSVELFHNFSLIHDDILDKAPLRRGMPTVHSKWNTDIAILSGDVMLVKAFDVLKNHETTKLSSLLSLFATTSIEVCEGQQMDMNFETQQNVSVNDYLQMITYKTAVLLGCSLKMGAICAEADTENQNHLYEFGKHLGIAFQLMDDVLDAYADDGKFGKQVGGDIIANKKTFLLLKAFELADASQKNNLTALLNEKDSTLKVKGVLSVYDQLNIKNISEKEADIHTQEALKHLKAVTASESKKKELERLAMQLLNRQS; via the coding sequence CTGGAATTATTTAACGCGCATCTCAACTCCTATTTGAAAGAGTTAGACAAGAAACAACCGCGCGAATTATACGATCCCGAAAATTATATTTTATCATTGGGAGGAAAACGTATTCGTCCTTTACTTGCTCTTATCGGATGTGATTTGTTTGATAAAAACCCATCGCATTCATTGAATGCCGCATTAAGCGTGGAGCTGTTTCATAATTTCTCTCTTATTCACGACGATATTTTAGATAAAGCACCTTTACGCCGCGGCATGCCAACCGTTCACAGTAAATGGAATACCGATATTGCGATTTTAAGTGGTGATGTCATGCTGGTTAAAGCCTTCGATGTTTTAAAAAACCACGAAACAACAAAATTATCTTCCCTGTTAAGTTTATTTGCAACTACCTCAATTGAAGTTTGCGAAGGTCAGCAAATGGACATGAATTTTGAAACCCAACAGAACGTGAGCGTAAATGATTATCTGCAGATGATTACTTACAAAACCGCCGTGTTACTAGGTTGCAGTTTGAAAATGGGAGCTATTTGTGCAGAGGCTGATACTGAAAACCAAAATCACCTCTATGAATTCGGAAAACATTTAGGTATTGCTTTTCAATTAATGGATGATGTATTAGATGCCTATGCTGATGACGGAAAATTTGGCAAACAGGTAGGCGGTGATATTATCGCGAATAAAAAAACATTCTTGTTACTGAAAGCCTTCGAATTGGCGGATGCTTCACAAAAAAATAATTTAACCGCTCTCTTAAACGAAAAAGACAGCACGTTAAAAGTGAAAGGCGTCCTCTCCGTTTATGATCAGTTAAATATTAAAAACATCAGTGAAAAGGAAGCGGACATACATACACAAGAAGCTTTAAAACATTTGAAAGCGGTAACTGCCTCCGAAAGCAAGAAGAAAGAGTTGGAGCGCTTAGCCATGCAATTGCTAAATCGTCAATCGTAA
- a CDS encoding acyl-CoA thioesterase: MNLHDFKHKQKIQIRYKDIDKQGHVNNANHITYFETARVEYFKDVFTQQIDWIKTGMILARTEINYMEPIFLEDTAFCYTKITSFGTKSFEITNVITKLKNDKEVLCAEGKSVIVCFNYEINSTVEIPPHWKDAVNKFEA, from the coding sequence ATGAACCTTCACGATTTTAAACACAAGCAAAAAATTCAAATCCGTTATAAGGACATTGATAAGCAAGGGCACGTTAACAATGCCAATCACATTACCTATTTCGAAACCGCGCGTGTAGAATACTTTAAAGATGTATTTACACAACAAATCGATTGGATTAAAACAGGAATGATATTAGCGCGCACGGAAATCAATTACATGGAACCGATTTTTTTGGAAGACACAGCATTTTGTTACACCAAAATTACATCCTTCGGAACCAAAAGTTTTGAAATCACCAATGTCATCACCAAATTAAAAAACGACAAAGAAGTACTTTGTGCCGAGGGCAAAAGCGTGATTGTTTGTTTCAATTACGAAATCAATTCTACCGTTGAGATACCACCGCATTGGAAAGATGCGGTGAATAAATTTGAGGCTTAA
- a CDS encoding cation:proton antiporter — protein MNVIIAICVLILVAYVFDLTSSFTKIPSVILLLILGWGVRQATNFLGYNFTELSTVLPILGTVGLILIVLEGALELELNKSKLKLVTKSFFGALFPILAIAFSLVYIFHETGSVSNRLNLLNALPLCIISSAIAIPSVRNLNKNMKEYVVYESSMSDIIGVILFNFVVSNEFVNSSSISTFFLQLLSMVVISFISTLALSFLLSKIEHHIKFIPIILLIILIYTISKIYHLPALLFILIFGLSLGNLDELRRFKWLKVFHTEEMDTEVHKFKELTVEATFLIRTLFFILFGYLMETSDILNIETLPLALLISVFIFTFRAVQLKVSGMSFSPLLFIAPRGLITILLFLSIEPAQRIISVNNSLIVQVIIITAIVMMLGIMFSPKEQGAEKNLNS, from the coding sequence ATGAATGTTATTATTGCGATATGTGTATTAATTTTAGTTGCCTATGTTTTTGATTTAACATCATCGTTTACTAAAATCCCTTCCGTTATACTTTTACTGATATTAGGTTGGGGCGTTCGGCAAGCGACTAATTTCTTAGGCTATAATTTCACTGAACTCTCCACTGTATTACCCATACTTGGAACAGTTGGCTTAATATTAATCGTATTAGAAGGCGCGCTCGAATTAGAACTTAATAAATCAAAATTGAAATTAGTGACGAAATCATTTTTTGGCGCACTATTTCCCATACTTGCAATTGCATTCAGTTTGGTTTATATTTTTCATGAAACAGGTTCAGTATCCAACAGATTAAATCTTTTAAACGCTTTGCCTTTGTGCATCATCAGCAGTGCCATTGCCATACCAAGCGTAAGAAACCTGAATAAAAATATGAAAGAATATGTTGTTTATGAAAGCAGCATGTCGGATATCATTGGCGTTATATTGTTCAATTTTGTTGTAAGCAATGAGTTTGTAAATTCCTCCTCTATTAGTACTTTCTTTCTCCAACTGCTAAGCATGGTAGTAATTTCATTTATCAGTACGCTGGCCTTATCTTTCTTACTCAGTAAAATCGAACATCACATTAAATTCATTCCCATTATTTTATTGATTATTTTAATTTACACCATTTCAAAAATATACCATTTACCGGCTCTTTTGTTCATTTTAATTTTTGGATTATCGCTTGGAAATCTGGATGAATTAAGGCGCTTCAAGTGGTTAAAAGTATTTCATACAGAAGAGATGGACACAGAAGTACATAAATTTAAAGAACTAACTGTAGAGGCAACCTTCCTCATACGTACTTTGTTTTTTATACTCTTTGGTTATTTAATGGAAACAAGTGACATACTAAATATTGAAACATTGCCGCTGGCTTTATTAATCAGCGTATTCATTTTCACTTTCAGAGCCGTACAGTTGAAAGTATCCGGCATGTCTTTTAGTCCGCTGCTATTTATTGCGCCACGCGGACTCATCACCATTTTATTATTTTTAAGCATTGAGCCGGCGCAGAGAATTATTTCGGTCAACAATTCATTAATAGTTCAGGTAATTATCATTACAGCTATTGTTATGATGTTGGGAATAATGTTTAGTCCTAAAGAACAGGGCGCAGAAAAAAATCTGAATAGCTAA
- a CDS encoding class I SAM-dependent RNA methyltransferase — protein sequence MNYTFSHTGDFEMKATTFFGLEEVLAAELRKLGAKDVEPFKRGVSFTGDLGFMYKANFCLRTALRILVPIYKFEAYNEHQLYDGIKKFDWSQFMGVDDTLAIEAVANSDNFTHSLYIEQKTKDAICDQFREKTGKRPSVDLKTPTLRIYVHIFRDEVSVSLDSSGDILYKRGYREDIVDAPIKEVLAAGIVLISDWQPHLPLIDGMCGSGTLAIEAALYANNVPAGIFRKDFGFMRWKNYDEKLFETITESAIGRIKDGDVNILANDIRDKSLNITKHNVEVAKVDDVISFSRKSFFDVKVEKPMGTILLNPPYDERMKKEDIVSFYKQIGDKLKKDFAGWTCWIITSNLDAAKFIGLRPTRKITLFNGSLECRLFKFEMYAGTKKIHKLTPKE from the coding sequence ATGAACTACACCTTTTCACATACCGGCGATTTTGAAATGAAAGCAACTACCTTCTTTGGTTTAGAGGAAGTATTGGCAGCGGAATTGCGTAAACTCGGCGCTAAAGATGTAGAACCTTTTAAACGCGGCGTTTCTTTTACCGGCGATTTGGGCTTTATGTACAAAGCTAATTTTTGTCTGCGTACCGCTCTGAGAATTTTAGTTCCCATTTACAAATTTGAAGCCTATAACGAACATCAGTTATACGATGGAATTAAAAAATTCGATTGGTCGCAGTTTATGGGAGTGGATGATACATTGGCGATTGAAGCCGTTGCCAACTCCGATAACTTCACACACAGTTTATACATAGAACAAAAAACCAAAGACGCCATATGTGATCAGTTCAGAGAGAAAACAGGAAAGCGTCCGAGTGTGGATTTAAAAACACCAACACTCCGTATATACGTGCATATTTTCAGAGATGAAGTAAGTGTAAGTTTAGACAGCAGTGGCGATATTTTATACAAGCGTGGTTACCGCGAAGACATTGTTGACGCGCCCATTAAAGAAGTGTTAGCGGCAGGAATCGTATTAATTAGTGATTGGCAACCGCATTTACCTTTGATTGATGGTATGTGTGGCAGTGGTACACTCGCTATCGAAGCCGCTTTGTATGCCAATAATGTACCTGCCGGAATTTTCAGAAAAGATTTTGGATTCATGCGCTGGAAAAATTACGATGAAAAATTATTCGAAACCATTACCGAAAGTGCCATTGGCAGAATTAAAGACGGAGATGTAAACATTTTAGCCAACGACATCAGAGATAAAAGTTTAAACATAACCAAACACAATGTTGAAGTAGCCAAAGTAGATGATGTTATTAGCTTCAGCAGAAAATCATTCTTTGATGTTAAAGTAGAAAAACCCATGGGAACCATTCTTTTGAATCCGCCTTATGATGAGCGTATGAAGAAAGAAGACATTGTGAGTTTTTACAAGCAGATTGGCGATAAATTAAAAAAAGATTTTGCCGGCTGGACCTGTTGGATCATTACTTCCAATTTAGATGCCGCAAAATTTATTGGCCTTCGTCCCACACGTAAGATAACATTATTTAACGGCTCACTTGAGTGCAGATTGTTTAAATTTGAAATGTACGCAGGTACCAAAAAAATCCACAAATTAACTCCTAAAGAGTAA